Proteins encoded together in one Persephonella sp. window:
- the nadC gene encoding carboxylating nicotinate-nucleotide diphosphorylase — MLDRLFVRKKIEEFLLEDIGYQDLTTDNLDIDKNVEAVLIAKNEGILAGVNIALEVFNVLDPDIKIEKYKNDGEKLQRGEHILKLSGSGKSILKGERVFLNIVQKLSGIATTTNRYVQKIKGTSVKLLDTRKTTPGLRAFEKYAVRIGGGYNHRFALYDMVMIKDNHIALVGSITEAVKQIKSKISPMIKIEVEVSSLDEFKEALKTEADIIMLDNMDIKQIKEAVEINQGRKKLEVSGNITLDNIEEYAKTGVDFISTGAVIHSSKWLDLSLKFK, encoded by the coding sequence ATGTTAGATAGATTATTTGTAAGAAAAAAGATAGAAGAGTTTCTACTTGAGGATATAGGATATCAGGATTTAACAACCGATAATCTTGATATAGACAAAAATGTAGAAGCCGTCTTAATAGCCAAAAATGAAGGTATTCTTGCAGGTGTTAATATAGCTCTTGAGGTTTTTAATGTTTTAGACCCTGATATAAAAATAGAAAAATATAAAAATGACGGGGAAAAGCTTCAAAGAGGAGAGCATATTTTAAAACTTTCAGGAAGTGGAAAATCCATTTTAAAAGGTGAAAGGGTTTTCTTAAACATTGTTCAGAAACTTTCAGGAATAGCAACAACCACCAACAGATATGTTCAAAAGATAAAAGGGACGTCTGTTAAACTCCTTGACACCAGAAAAACAACCCCGGGATTAAGGGCATTTGAAAAATATGCTGTTAGAATAGGAGGAGGGTATAACCATAGGTTCGCCCTTTATGATATGGTAATGATAAAAGATAATCATATAGCATTGGTAGGAAGTATAACAGAAGCAGTAAAACAAATAAAATCAAAAATTTCACCAATGATAAAAATAGAGGTGGAAGTTTCATCTCTTGATGAGTTTAAAGAGGCTCTAAAAACTGAAGCAGATATAATTATGCTTGATAATATGGATATTAAACAGATAAAAGAAGCTGTGGAGATAAATCAAGGTAGAAAAAAACTTGAAGTTTCAGGAAATATAACACTTGATAATATTGAAGAATATGCAAAAACAGGGGTTGATTTTATATCAACCGGAGCAGTTATCCACTCAAGTAAATGGCTGGATTTAAGTCTAAAATTTAAATAA
- the hemJ gene encoding protoporphyrinogen oxidase HemJ: protein MYLWIKALHVISVISWMAVLFYLPRLFVYHAENRDKKEFVSVVKVMEYKLFKYIGVPAFWGTVLTGIAMIGMNPEIFKTGGWIHVKLTAALLLIAYFIHLSFVRKKLERDECTKSGKFFRFYNEVPTILMIIIVIMAIVRPF, encoded by the coding sequence TTGTATCTGTGGATTAAGGCTTTGCACGTAATATCTGTTATATCTTGGATGGCTGTTTTATTCTACCTTCCCCGTTTATTTGTTTATCATGCAGAAAACAGAGATAAAAAAGAGTTTGTCTCTGTAGTTAAAGTAATGGAGTATAAACTTTTTAAATATATTGGGGTTCCAGCCTTCTGGGGCACGGTTTTAACAGGAATTGCAATGATTGGAATGAATCCTGAAATTTTCAAAACAGGTGGCTGGATACATGTTAAGCTAACGGCAGCTTTACTGCTTATTGCTTATTTTATTCATCTTTCTTTTGTCAGGAAAAAGTTGGAGAGGGATGAATGCACAAAATCAGGTAAATTTTTCCGTTTTTATAATGAGGTGCCGACTATTTTGATGATAATTATAGTTATAATGGCAATAGTTAGACCATTTTAG